The Mobula hypostoma chromosome 1, sMobHyp1.1, whole genome shotgun sequence genome includes the window ATCAGGGGAAAAAAAAGGTCATTATCAAATTGCCACAACAAACATTAAGAAAAATCCAGAGATGATTTCTAAGTTCATAGAGGTATTGTACAAAAGGATAACTAAGGAAAGAATAGGGTCTATTAGGGACCACAAGATAGGCACATATAGAGTCATGTGTGGGTATGGTTCTCAATGAGTATTTTGCAACCATCATCACAAGATGGGATGTCATTGCTGTAAGCTAAAGACACTAGTTTTTCAAATATTGGATGGAATAAACATAGCAAAAGAGATTTACTATTTTTGAAAGTGGATAAATTACTAGGTCCTGATAAAATATATCAAAAGTTGTTAATAGCAAGGAAGGAAATTGCAAATGCTTTGACCATCAATTTTTAATCCTCTCTACCTATGGTGGCACAGAGACCAATCCGATGACTGCAGTGTACCATCTGTAAAAGTGACTGAAAGTATAATCCAAGCTATTGTAGCCTTTCTATGAAGGGTTAcctgacttgaaacattaactcatttctctctccacagatgcagcttgaTCTGCTCAGTTTGTCCAGTGCTTTGATTCCACTTCAGATTTGCaacttgtgtttttttaattaaaagccagttagtttaaatttgttgggcaaattattggaatcTGTTTAAGGGACAATACACTAATTGTTCATTTAGAAAGATACAGATTAATCAAGGATAATCAATCTTGATTTATTATAGGAATATTGTGTCTGACTAACTAATTTATCTTTTTGAAACGATGTAAGTAATCTTACAGGAAATATGGTTGCATTGGAgtaggtgcagatgagatttatgaGGAGGCCGTCAGGAGTGGAGAACATTAATATTAAAGATTCTAAAGACAGGATACACTGGAGTTGTTTTCTTGGGAATAGGGCTTTTGAAGAGATTCCTAATTGAAGTAGACAAAATTACAAAGGGTCTGGATTAAGTAACGGAGGTGTCAAAAATCTGGAAGATGGGGAAGTGTAAATTTAAGGTTGTCAGTAGAAGTAATTAAGAGAGTGAGGAAAAATTATTTTCACCCTGAGCATGGATGGAGTCTGCAACTCATCATTTCAAAGATTAGATGAGGCAATAACCTGCATCACTTTGGATGTGCACCTGAACACCAATGATATACAGGGCTAGACCAAGTGCTGTACCGTAGCACTTTCTTAACTAGTGTGGTCAATGTTTCCTTTGATGCTGTAATTTTCTAAAGATACCCATCATAAAAATCACAGTGTGGGGAGGGTGTTTGCAAAACTTACGGACAGAAGATACATCACGAATATGTGTAGTACAGCAATGTGATTTCATTGCTGCATCACAATTCTGAATTTGGATGTAAATGATTACGTTTTATGTAAAAGTCTAGATAAATTTAGACTACAGTGTTTGAAGATGAAGAAGAGAtttctttcttggccagaaaattgATAAGTCTATGGTGGTTTGAGATTCTTCATTGGATTTATTTGGAATAATGTTAAAATAATCTTCTAGCTATAATTTACAAGGCATAGAAGTATTAACTCAATATAAAACAGTGATGCTTTTGTTTTcgtaaaagattttttaaatttctatctAATTTTTAAACCAGACTTAAGATAGTTATAACTAGACTGCATCCAACCATCTTTTAAGTAATTACCCAAAATGAAACAGGTACCAAATTTCCTGCAACTGAGAAAAATCTAACCTACTTAAGCAATGACAAAGTTTGGAAATATGGCTAAAGGGATTAGGAGCAAGTAGCTTAACCACTCCTCTATTAGCAGACCTCCTGCTAATAGAACCCCGGTCTTGTTTGGCAACTATTCAATTTCTAAGCAGTAGAGTGCCAATGTCAGCCATAAAATGCAACTTACCATACACTAAGTGAGTACTTTTCATGACAGAATAAAATTACTGTTTCAAATAAGATCATTTCTAATTCCAACATTCAATCTAAAATTTGGACTTCCTTCTGAAGGAATCTCAATTCCCAACACTGCAAATTCTCAACAACTTTGCTTCTACAGCTGCAAAATTCTAATCTCAGTATTTTTCACAGCAAAAAGTCTGATTGAAATTCTTAAAAATCAGACACAGTAGAATATACGCAAATACTATTTGCGTAATATTCAAACTAAATAAACTACATTCATATTTACAGAACAAACAGAATGCTTTTGCAGCcaagttcaaagtttgaaatcaAAATTCACTTTGGACAGACCTTGACATATCTAGTCTCTAGCCAACAGCTAAATAGAAACCTACCTTCTACTAAACTTGCATTTTCAAGTAATTTTTATAGGATCCAAAAGatagaaaatatattcaaaaCTAGAAAATGCGCTTCATAAAAATTTAAAACACAAAGTTGGATCTTATTTAAATTCTGGACATATTAGCCTACGCACACAGCATGCAGCAATTGCATTCTGATCTGTAAAACAAATTATTAAACTATTTGTCTTTTCAGCAGCATAAGCAGTACTGGATGATAACAAGTAAATATTTAATGCCTTTTTAAAAACATTAGCCTTTGAGATTATATAGATATTTAGACAAGAGAAGATCAATGAGAGGAATAAAAGATTTGTATTTACATCTCAGTTGGGCCAACTTGGCAAATTGAATGTGTTATCTTAAAACCTCTACCTTAATCTACATTGGCCACGAGTTGTTTTTTTGGTTCAGGAGATCACAttatgctttaaatatattcccaCAATGGCCAAGACCTAGTTTGTCAGCCCTTCCATATCTATTGCAATAAGTTTATAATTATTGCCATATGATACAATGAATCAGATCAAAAACAGCATAACAAAAGACATCCAATTCCACAGGTTGGGAATTGCAGCAGGGCTAATTTGGAGATGGGGGGAAATTGGGTAGGTCAATTGGATGAGCTTgtttggaggaaaatgaacaaatGGCAAGTGAAAAGCTTTTAAGATTGAGATATCAAGAGTTTGGGGGCAGCATGTTCCTCTTaaggtgaagagtaaacctggcaagttCAGGCAATCCTGGCTGACAAGAAATATTGCAgctctagtcaagaaaaaaaaagtaagcaTGCATCTGGTTCAGGAGGTGGGGGAGTGTATCCCTTGATGACTAAAAAAAGGTTAAGAATATACCAGTGAGAGAAATCAAAACAAGGAGAGGATACAAGATGCATCTGTCAAGGTAgggttaaggaaaatcccaagaggtTCTATAGCCATATTACGAGTAGAAGGTGGCTAGAAAGAGAGTAGGTCCCCTGAGATTAGCAGGGCCACCTATGTCTTGAGCCACAGGAAATGAATGGGATTTTTAACAAATTTCTCCTCAGAGTTTAATGCTTCAcagtgcattaaggtggataaatccacaggaCCTGAATGAGCTTGTGGGAGGCTATTGAAGAAAAGTGAAGAAAATGCTGAGATTCTTTGCTTCATTAATAATCACTGGAAGTCCGCAGAGGTGACTAACGTTGTCATGTTGTTTAAGGGCAGCAAGGACAAGGTAGGGAACTAAAGGCCGATCAGCCTGACATCAGATACTAGGGGGGAATTCAAAGCCATATAAATCTACCAGCATCTGGATAGGCAGTCTAATTAGGTGGAGTCAGCATACGTGCGTGGGAAATTGTGGTTGACAAATCTTGTAAATTCATTGAGGTAACTAGAAGTATAgctgaaggtagggcagtggatgtcatcAAATTGGTCCGTAGCAAAGCTTTGACGAAGTCCTGCATGGCAGGCTGCTGTAGAATCCAGGGAGGTGCTAGtaaggtggattcaaaattaacTCAAAGGTAGGAAGCAAAAGGTGGTGGTTGAATGTTATGGAAACTGGTGACTAGgagtgtgccgcagggatcaatgTTGGGACCGTTGTTCTTCATCATTGAtaaaaatgatttggatgtgaatgtacatggctcgatcagtaagtttgcagatgatacaaaattgGGAAGTGTTGTTGATAGTGACGTAGGTTCTTGTGGATTACAGTGGGGTTTTAATCACTTAGAGAGGTGGGCTGAAGGATGGCAAGTAGATTTTAATACTGATAAGTTTGAGGAGATGTATTTTGGATAGTCTAATCAGATGAGGTCTCATATTATGAATTGAAGGGCACTAGGGATTAAAATGGAACAGATTGCAAGTGGCATGTTCGCTGAAAGCAGTGTCACAAGTAGACAAGGTGGCAAAAAAGGTGTTTAGCATGCCAGGGCACTGAGGATAAGAgctgggatattatgttgcagttgtgtaCGAGTTGCCCATGAAGCTGTATTCGGAGTACTgtttacagttttggtcaccctgttaagGTAGTtacattggaaagagtacagaaagaatttacaagaatgttgccagtaCTGAAGCAAATTATGATAAGTATAGACAAGGTGGATTATGTCCAAAATTAGGGCGCATAGATTTaggatgggaggggagagatttaTAAGGGACCCAAGGGGCAACCTTTTCACCATACAACGtctggtgaataaatggaaaaGTTTGCCAGAGGAAACGAAGAGGCAGGTTTattagtatcatttaagaagtgcTCAGCTAGGTACATTAAAGGGAGGGGCCTGGAGGGAGATGTGATGAATGCAGAAAATAGGGACACCATACTCGGTATGGACAAAAGAGCCTGTATCCATTCTGTATCACTCCGTGACACTTTATAACTGCCATCAAACACTAGAAACATTCTTTAATGCACACCAATATTTGAAACTACCACTATACTCAATAATTTAAATGATCCAGTAGCTTAAAACAAAACCAGAAGACACAAGTGACAGGAGAGTTAGGACATTCAGCCgctaaatctgctctgccattccatcacagccgaTTTACTACACCGCtcagtctcattctcctgccttttccatgTAACGATTGACGCCCTGACTaggcaagaacctatcaaccttcgctttaaatacacccaatgacttgggcaccacagccgcctatggcaatgaattccacagattcactcccctctggctaaagaaattcctcatctctcttctaaatggacctTCCTCTACTCTGCGggtgtgacctctggtcctagacttacccatataggaaacatcctcccacatccactctagccagacctttcaatatcaaATAGGTTTAAATAAGATCCccgctcattcttctatactccagtgCGTAAAGGCTCAGAcccattaaccttttcattcctggaatcaaatataacaccttcagtcctgtattcatcgccCTTTTAAATGTTGGCCCCATGTTACACGTCAACATCCCactggctgcaaatttgccccgtcatctgcctgtccttcatcACAGTTGCACTAGACATGACATCTACTTGTGTATCAAAACAAGGTTTTATATACAGCTATTCAGAATATCAGAAGTTCTAAATTTTGGAAGGCTAACCAGGATATTATTGCAGATGTCAATAGTGAATTCAGTGGAAGTATTCAGTTGATTTATACAAATTAAGATATCAATAGCCTAATAAAATACTAAGTTTTAGGTTTTAACTCTTATCCCTCGTTGCATGTAATGGTGCCTTTATTAATACTTGTTTCTATTTGATTACTCTCAGAAGAGTTCATTGGGTCAATGAGAAATGTATGTGGTTTTGATATTGTTGCAATATTTTAATATCAATGAGACTTATAGTAGGGGGATTGCATCAGACATCAACTTTGTGTTGCATTATCTGCATCCACTGGGAATAAAATTGCATTGAAGTTCACTGGAAGAAATCCCAATCTTAATATCTTCAATACTTGTAGTCTCAATCAGCTAAAGTATCACCACCTAATGCACCTCTACAAATAGCATGCTACTTACATTGACGAGCAGGTTTCCTATCGGACCATTCTTGAACCTCAATCTGGTCTCCTGGCCCACCGATGTTGTACTGATCTTCATACGTGGAGTTATCAGGAATATCATATGGGTCCCATGGCTGAGGAAGAGGCAGTTTGGTACACTGCATTGTCACTTGCTCAATCTTGAAAAGCACTGGGTTTTTAAACAAATAAATGTATTCATAAAATCTAGAAGGAACAAAAAGAAAGTCAGGGGCCATATAAAGAGATATTGGacatctgaaagaaaaacagaaaataatgcagATACTTTAATGACTTACCTCAATGTTGTCAAATTATGTAAATTCTGCATCTGTTTCTTAAAAGTTACCAACAGCCTATCCATGAAATCTTTTAATGAAACCCGATCTCCCATAGTTTATTTTGTTTAGATTTGGAATCCTAGCTTCAAAATGAATTACTGCACCTTTCATCTTAATGACTTATGTCATGGTCACTACTTCCTAATGAACTTTGCCCTACAAGTTTAACTAACATTGTCTTATTGAAAAACACCCAGTCAAGGGTAATCTTCTTCCAGTTGGCTGCTCAACAAAATGATACAAAAAGTCATCCCACACACTACAGGAATTCTTCCTCTGGAGTATTATTGCAGATTTAGTTTGTCTTGACTATAAGCAAAATAAAGTTACTAACAATTCTATTAGCATTGTCCATGATACATTCACCCTTCATTTCCTGTTTGCTGTCCCCTGTATTACCACAATAATTTGGTGTTTCAAGGTGTATAGACAACTTCAACCAATAATTTTCATGTTTTTGTTTATTCGCTCCATGCAGGCCCACTCCTTTACAcaggtactggaaatgacatgaaacaatttTTAATCTTGAAATTGACTTTATTCTTTACTAGCAGCAACACACTAACCggtttttcctttttttaagtTCACAGATATGATAAAGAATGCATGCTGAATGCAGAAACTAGTAGGTTGAAAGATGACAACCAAGGAAACTACTTTTGTTTTGTAATGAGGCAGGATGGGCTGGTAGGGGAAAACAGATACAAGAAGTCTGAGAAAATAAGCAAATGTTTCATCGACCAACACAGAAGGGAAAACAAGTTTCCTGAAAGAGTGGAAAACTTAAAATGTCCTGAAACAGACGATCTCATCGTGAAGGCAGATGCAACAGAAAAACTGGGAGAAAGGGAGGTCATCATGATAAGAGACAGTGTGAAGAGGTGTAGTCATAGAGTTTTAAAGGagggaagcaggcccttcagcccaaggtCCATGGGGACTGTGTTGTCCAGTAAGCTAGTACCATGTGCCTCCATTTGGCCCATGGCCCTCTAAACCCCTATCCCCATACTTAACAAGATAGCTTTTAAACATTGCTAATGTGCCTGCCTCGATCACTATTTTTGGCATCTCATTACAAATACGCAACCCTTTGTACGAAAAAGCTGTTCCTGGTATCCCTTTGAAAtttctccctctcatcttaaacctatgccaccCCCACCCTTGctagggggggaaaaaaaacaatgtgctttcactctgtctatgccacccatgatcttatatacctcttCAGGTTACCTCTCAAATCtcgtgttccaaggaataaagtcaaagTCTATGCAAACCCACCTTCTAactcaccaccgccccccccccaccacctcatccaggcaacatcctggtaaagctTTTCTACACCATTTCTAGTTTAATAGCATCTTTCTTATAATAGGGTGACCAAACTACATAATAGTTccgaactcctgtactcagtgtcctGACCGATGAAATCCAGTACCCTAAGCACCTTATTCATCACCCATCTTTCAACAAACTATGCAGTTGCACTCTGCAGGGCCCTCCCATTCATTGTACAAATTCCACCCTGGTTCAACCTTGcaaaaatgcaatacctcacattgaTATGAATTGAAAGCCATTTACCAATCCCCATCCCATTTACCATCTGATCAACACTCCCCTGTAATTTTTTATGaccttccacactgccaaaacaCCAGCTATTTTAGCATCATTTGAAAACTTGCGGACACTCAAATCATTACAAAAAAGACAAAGGTTTCAGCACTGACCCATGGCACACTaccaagtcacaggcctccagtctgaaaaaTAGCCCTTGACCATCAGCCTTTGTTTCCAGCTGTGAGCCACTTATTAATCCCAATTAGCTATCTCCCCCGGATCCCATGTTTACCTTCCAGGCTAGTCTGCCATGTGGGACCTTTTCAAAGGctttgttaaagtccatgtagacaacatccactgccctaaaagaactccaagagatttgtcagacatgacttCCCACACATAAAACAGTGTTGAGTGCCCTGGATCAGAATCTGTGTCTCTAAATTTTGGTAGAcctgtccctcagaatccccaatgtcagactaactgccctatagttttctggtttattttttgcgaccctttttaaacaatggcacCACATCAGCCACTCTGCAGTCCTCCAAAGCTCACTTGTGGTCAGAGATGAAGCAACAAATCTCTGTCATTTCTTCATTAGCTTCCCACAAGGTCTGAGAATGCACCAGGCCAGGCATTGGAGATTTACCATTTTAATGCACTTTGGCTGGTGGGGTAGAGCTACGTCTCTACCGAAGGAAgtgcaaggcactccttcctaCCCCTAACCTACAGgtgacccttgggcaaggtgtagcacctgcttagttccccccccccaaaaatcaGGGTCACTCAAAGCCATGGGaagaggtggtggatggttgtatgagcagctggtgcatatcacaagtcctgggtaTGCAACCAGTGacgcagacaatctctgaagagtattgataatggctgaggtcaactgtcttgtaaagacactgcccagaaagagGAAAGGGCAAACTACTTCTCTAGAAAAATTTCCCGAGAATGATCATGGTCTTAAAGACGATGATCGTCCACACCATCCGGCACGGCCCATAATggtgataatgaatgtactttaaGAACTCCAATACCTCTTCCCTGCTAATCTGTGTGATCCAAGACACCATCACTGATTTACCTtatttctttagcctccattGCCTTCCACAATAGAAAGTGAGGAGGAATATTTATTAAGAAGTTTTATCCATTTCCTCTGGCTCCACACACAGACAGCTATACTGATATATAGGGGGACCTGTTCTTTCCCTAGTGATCATCATTTTAATATACCTATGGTATATTGTGTCACCTCGCATACCAGATCCCTCTCATCTCCTCTTTTTGACCTCCTAACTTCTCTCCTAACTGCATTCCTACACTTGTAAACATTAAACGATTCACCAGTTCCCAATTGCTTACAGTGCATGACTCCTTCATTTTCTTAACCTGAGCATGAATACCTTTCCTCAACCAGAGTTCCTGAAACTTACCAGCCTTGCCCTTCAGCACATCAGCTCCtccctgagaagcaacttggatctagTACAATTTgcttaccatcacaacaggtcttCCTAGAACATTTGGATAGCATAGACacatacattaggatgctcttcattgactacagcttggcattcgttactattatcccctcaaaactaatcaataagcttcaagtcctaggTCTCAATACcatcttgtgcaactggatcctcatacagacaccagtcagttcagactggcaacatTTCCTTCACAAGCTCCCTCAGTTCAGGTGcacaaggctgcgtgcttagccccctgctctactcactttatacttatgactaagGCAGTTTcaatgccgtatttaagtttgccaatgacaccatggtcattggccaaatcaaaagtggtgaaaaaacagcatataagagggagattgaaaatctgcctgagtggtgccataacaacaacttctcactcaaagtcagcaagatcaaagagatgattattgaaTTCCAGAGGAGGAAACCCGAGATCTTCGGGAGATCAAAGCTGGAGAGGgtcggtaactttaaattcctcagtgttatcatttcacagcatttgtcctgggtccaacacaccAGCACAATCACGacgaaagcacagcagtgcctctactttctcagaagtttgtgaagacttGGCACGTTGtctaagactttgacaaaattctatagatgggttgtatattgactgattgcatcacagcctgttatgaaACTACTAATGCTCTTGCACAAAAAACTGataaaaaagtagtggacacagcccagtccatcacggggaaagccctccccaccgttgagcacaatAATATGAAGCGCTgtcgctggaaagcagcatcgatcatcaaggacccccaccctccaggccatgctctctttttgcttcagtcatcaggaagatggtacaggagcctcaagacctgCACCAGCAGGtgcaggttcaggatcagttattacccttcaaccatcaagcttttgaaccagaggggataacttcattcattttcattcgccctatcactgaaatgttcccagaagCTAAGGCCTcaatttcaagaactcttcatctcatgtttttgatatttataacctatttatttattatctttcattttgtatttgcgcagttgttgattttttcacattggttgctgtctgtcctgttgggtggggtctttcattcattctgtagtgtttcttgtagttactgtgaatgcctgcaagaaaataaatctcagggttgtacatggtgacatgtgtactttaatcataaatttactttgaacttcacctTAACAAGAGCACACAGGTTTTCTAAGGATCCACTTAGCAGACACTCCTTTCCCTGCAAACAATCCCACCAAGTCAACCTCTAGAAGATCTTACCTAAAGGCTCCAAAATTTGCTCTGCTCTAGTGCAGGACCTAACCTACCAATCAATTGTATCCTTGTCCGTAACTATTTTAGAGCTAATAGAAGTGTGGTCACTGGAACCAAAGAGCTTACTGACAGACAGTTCTGCCATTTGCCCTGCCTTATTCTCCAGAAGCAGGTCCTGTATTGCACCCTCTCAAGTACTGTAGGACCCTCTCTGTACAGTTAAAGGAAACTTCCTTCCACACATTGCAAAGTGCAGTCCAGTAGCTGAAGGAGTTATTGGGATTATAGTAAATGTTAGGGGATAATATGTCTTTTGAAATAGAGATGGATAAATTCCAGTAAAGGacagaagtgtcagaaatggtctAAAGGAATTTGACAGCAGGTGTAAGTTAGATATTAAAATTTAGAAATCTGCCTCTTTCAGGGGTGGTATTATTAATTTCTTATTGTTGTGAACAGTGGGCAGTTAAAGTCTGAATGCTTTACTGAGAATTGCTCACTCCGCAGCTGATTGGGAAAGCCTATTATTAGTCAAATGATACAACTCAGCTTTAACTCCACTGGAAAACATGTACCAGCAACTCGTGTCAGGATATCAGCGGGCATGTAGGTGCAGTGCAGATCCTGGCACATTATTTCTGAAGCCTCATAAATGCACTGTCATCACACAGCGTCGTTAGCCTTCCGCAGTATTTGTGCGAGCAGTACAGTATACCTACGAAAGAAACGGCCTCTCTTAAGTGTTATTCCGTGGGTAAGAATCATAAACACCCATTGCAGATAAACAGGGCAATAGAGCTATGTATTAACCTAAGCCCTTGGGTAACACAGGGCCCCGAGGAGGAGACAGGGGTAGCGGCCATCACGCCCGGGATTACACCTACtttttgcaggggatgtggcccTTCTTCTCATCCACGATCCGGATGCGCTGGTTTTTCCCGTCGTACGAGATCAACACTCGGCTGTTCCGACCCGTCTTGTGATTATACACAACAGCCCGGCCTTCCCACTGCTGAGGGGCTTGGCACGGCTTAGGCTGCACCGACACCGCGGACTCGAACACCCGGGTGGGTCGGGGTAGGCAGGACACGGACATCAGCCCGCAGTACAGCAGCGGCCACACCAAGCCCGCACGCAGCCAGCCATCAGCCATGGCGACACCAACTGATTGCACGTGACCGACGTGGGGCCAAAGAGCGGGGGGGGTAGCAACGGTCACGTGAATGGGGTCGGGGCGGAAGAGGTCAGCCCTCTGGTAATGACACCCATGGAGCTGAGGGGCAAGTGGGTGGCTGTCCGCTGCCAAACGCGGTTATACagtgcaggtgctggaaagcAGCAAACTCATTCTCCTTCCCTGGAGGA containing:
- the epdr1 gene encoding mammalian ependymin-related protein 1; translated protein: MADGWLRAGLVWPLLYCGLMSVSCLPRPTRVFESAVSVQPKPCQAPQQWEGRAVVYNHKTGRNSRVLISYDGKNQRIRIVDEKKGHIPCKKFYEYIYLFKNPVLFKIEQVTMQCTKLPLPQPWDPYDIPDNSTYEDQYNIGGPGDQIEVQEWSDRKPARQFETWVGVYTVKDCYPVQETYTKSYNVTSSTRFFDLRLGISDPSVFTPPSTCQAASPEEMNDDC